GGCGGGCACCAGACGGCATGCCGGTTCGGCGATCGCGCTGACCGTCAGCAAGGGCAGCCCGGTCGATGTGCCGGACGTCACCGGTGACGATCTGAACGACGCCAAGCAGGCGCTGACGGACGCCGGGCTGAAGGTGCAGATCGCCTCCACGCAGGTCAACTCCGCGTTCGACAAGGGCAAGGTGGCGCAGCAGAGCCCCGGTAAGGGCGGCCAGGCCGCCGAGGGCGACACGGTGACTCTGACACTGTCCAAGGGCCCGCAGATGGTCCAGGTGCCGGACGTGGTCGGCGACAGCGTCGACGAAGCCCACAAGGCGCTGCAGGATGCGGGCTTCAAGGTGGAGGACGACCGCGGGCTGCTCGGGCTGTTCGGCGACACCGTGAAACAGCAGTCGGTGAAGGGCGGCGACACGGCGCCCAAGGGGTCGACCATCACGATCACCATCCGCTGACGGGAGTCACCGCAGACCGTGGTCCGACGGCCGGTGCGGGCATGACACCCTGAACAGGTGAGTCCGGTTCAGTCGTCGTCCCCCCAGCCCTCGTCCCTTCCGCGCAATCCCGTCGGCGGTCATGTCCCCGTGGCCGGGGGCCTGCACTCGGTGGGGATCTCGTACGCCCATGATCTGAAGGCGGAGACCGTGCAGGTCTTCGTCGCCAATCCGCGCGGGTGGGCGACGCCCGCGGGAAACCCCCGGCAGGACGAGGCGTTCCGCCAGGCGTGCGCCGAGGAGTCGATCCCCGCGTATGTGCACGCCCCCTATCTGATCAACTTCGGCTCGCACACCGAGGCGACCGTGGAGCGGTCGGTGGAGTCGCTGCGGCACTCGCTGCGGCGCGGGCGGGAGATCGGCGCGCTGGGTGTGGTGGTGCACACCGGGAGCGCGACCGGTGGGCGGGCCCGGGAGGTGGCGCTGCAGCAGGTGCGCGGGCATCTGCTGCCGCTGCTGGACGAGCTGACCCATGACGACGACCCGTTCCTGCTGCTGGAGTCGACCGCGGGGCAAGGGGCCTCGCTCTGTGCCCGCACCTGGGACTTCGGGCCGTACTTCGAGGCGCTGGACGCCCATCCCAAGCTGGGCGTGTGCCTGGACACCTGCCACATCTTCGCCGCCGGGCACGATCTGACCGGCCCGAGCGGCATGCACAAGACCCTGGACCTGCTGGTGGACACCGTCGGCGAGGGCCGGCTCAAGCTGATCCACGCCAACGATTCCAAGGACGTGGTCGGCGCGCACAAGGACCGGCATGAGAACATCGGCGCCGGCCACATCGGTGAGGACCCGTTCCGGGCGCTCATGACCCACCCGGCGACCGAGGGTGTGCCCCTGATCATCGAGACGCCGGGCGGCAAGGAAGGGCACGCGGCGGACGTGGAGCGGCTGAAGAAGCTGCGCGACGGATAACCCTGGGGAACACCCCGGTAACCCCGCTGAGGACTACAGCTCCGGACCGTCTCCCGGTTCCTCCTGGTAGGAGTAGCGCTGTTCCTTCCATGGGTCGCCGATGTTGTGGTAGCCGCGTTCTTCCCAGAATCCGCGGCGGTCGGCGGTCATGTATTCGACGCCGCGGACCCACTTGGGTCCCTTCCAGGCGTACAGGTGGGGCACGATCAGGCGGACCGGGAAGCCGTGCTCGGCGGTGAGGAGTTCGCCGTCCTTGTGGGTGGCGAAGATCGTGCGGTCCGAGGCGAAGTCGGACAGGCGGAGATTCGAGCTGAAGCCGTACTCCGCCCAGACCATCACATGGGTGACGTCCGGCGCCGGCGGGGCCAGGTCGAGGATGGTGCGGGCGGGGATGCCGCCCCACTCCGCGCCGGTCATGCTGAACTTCGTCACGCAGTGCAGATCGGCCACCACGGTGGTGTACGGCAGGGCCGTGAACTCCTCGTGGCCCCAGGTGTGCTTGTCGCCGTCGGCGGTGGCGCCGAAGACCCGGAACTCCCAGCGCTCGGGCCGGAACTTCGGGACGGGCCCGTAGTGCGTGACCGGCCAGCCGCGCTGGAGCCGCTGACCCGGCGGAAGCTCGGACCCTGCCCTTGCTCCAGACTTTCGCTCCACCGGATGACCCATGTATCCATCCTGACAGACCTCGGGCAGTGCCCTTGACCACCCGTCCATCCTTGCCCATGAACCGGACAACAGGCACCAAGTCAGGGCGAACTTACTAAGTATCCACTTACTGGACGATCTTCGTTGCCAATGCAATCATGCGGCCGCACACACACCTCCCCGTTTCCCGTGGAAGGAGCCTCTGCGATGCAGGGCGACCCCGAGGTCATCGAGTTCCTCAACGAGCAGCTCACCGGCGAGCTGACCGCGATCAACCAGTACTTCCTGCACGCGAAGATGCAGGAGAACTTCGGCTGGTACAAGCTCGCCAAGTACACGCGGCACGAGTCGTTCGACGAGATGAAGCACGCGGAGGTGCTCACCGACCGGATCCTGTTCCTGGAGGGGCTGCCGAACTACCAGCGGCTCTTCCACGTCCGCGTCGGACAGACCGTGAAGGAGATGTTCGAGGCCGACCGGCAGATCGAGGTGGAGGCGATCGACCGGCTCCGGCGGGGCATCAAGGTGATGCGCGAGAAGGGCGACATCACGTCCGCGAACATCTTCGAGGACATCCTCGCCGACGAGGAGCAGCACATCGACTATCTCGACACCCAGCTGGAGCTGGTGGAGAAGCTCGGCGAGGCGCTCTACATCTCGCAGATCATCGAGCAGCCCGAGAGCAGCTAGGCGCTCCGCGGGAGGGGCCGAGGCAGGCCGTCGGTCACCTGCGGGCCTGTCGCGGCTGGTCGCGCAGTTCCTCGCGCCCCTTCGGAGAGCTCGCCCGGCAGCGCCGTCAGCACGGGCTTGCCCTGGTCGGCCAGCTCGCGGCGCGGGCAGGCGCCACGGCCCAGCAGTGCCTGGATCCGGCGGACACACGAACCGCAGTCCGTGCCCGCCTTGCAGGCGGAGGCTATCTGGCGGGGGGTGCAGACGCCGTCCTCCGCGTGCTGCTTGACCTGGGCCTCGGTGATGCCGAAGCAGCTGCAGACGTACACGCGGATTCACCTCCCGACGGGATCGCTGTCTTGGTGCCATCCCCTTGATCGGTGAGGCAAACCTAACCTTACCCGCCGCACAGGGTCCGCAAAAGTGGGGAGGGGCGCGGATCGCATGTGATCCGCGCCCCAGACGCCCTGTAGCCCCTCCGGCCCTGCTACTGGTCCCGGTACATCTCCGCGACCAGGAACGCCAGGTCCAGCGACTGGCTGCGGTTCAGCCGCGGGTCGCAGGCCGTCTCGTAGCGCTGGTGCAGGTCGTCGACGAAGATCTCGTCGCCGCCGCCCACGCACTCGGTGACGTCGTCGCCGGTCAGCTCCACATGGATGCCACCCGGGTGGGTGCCGAGCGCCTTGTGGACCTCGAAGAAGCCCTTGACCTCGTCCAGCACGTCGTCGAAGCGGCGGGTCTTGTGCCCGGAGGCCGCCTCGAAGGTGTTGCCGTGCATCGGGTCGGTCACCCAGGCCACCGTCGCACCGGACGCCGTGACCTTCTCCACCAGCTCGGGAAGCTTGTCGCGGATCTTGTCGGCGCCCATCCGGACGATGAAGGTCAGCCGGCCCGGCTCCCGCTCGGGGTCGAGACGGTCGATGTACTTCAGCGCGTCCTCGGCCGTCGTGGACGGGCCGAGCTTGATGCCGATCGGGTTGCGGATCTGCGAGGCGAACTCGATGTGCGCGTGGTCCAGCTGCCGGGTGCGCTCACCGATCCACACCATGTGCGCGGAGACGTCGTACAGCTTGCCCGTGCGCGAGTCGACCCGGGTCAGGGCGGACTCGTAGTCCAGCAGCAGCGCCTCGTGCGAGGAGTACAGCTCGACGGTCTTGAACTCCTCCGGGTCCGTGCCACAGGCCCGCATGAAGTTCAGCGCGTTGTCGATCTCGCGGGCGAGCTGCTCGTAACGCTGGCCCGACGGCGAGGTCTTCACGAAGTCCTGGTTCCAGGCGTGCACCTGGCGCAGGTCCGCGTAACCGCCGGTGGTGAAGGCGCGCACCAGGTTCAGCGTGGACGCCGAGGCGTGGTACATGCGCTTCAGCCGCTCGGGGTCCGGAATGCGGGACGCCTCGGTGAAGTCGAAGCCGTTGACGGAGTCGCCCCGGTACACCGGGAGCGTCACTCCGTCGCGGGTCTCCATCGGCTTGGAGCGGGGCTTGGAGTACTGCCCGGCGATACGGCCGACCTTCACCACGGGCACGGCGGCCGCATAGGTGAGGACGGCACCCATCTGGAGCAGGGTCTTCAGCTTGTTGCGGATGTGGTCGGCGGACACCGCGTCGAAGGCCTCGGCGCAGTCGCCG
The genomic region above belongs to Streptomyces sp. CG1 and contains:
- a CDS encoding deoxyribonuclease IV, translating into MSPVQSSSPQPSSLPRNPVGGHVPVAGGLHSVGISYAHDLKAETVQVFVANPRGWATPAGNPRQDEAFRQACAEESIPAYVHAPYLINFGSHTEATVERSVESLRHSLRRGREIGALGVVVHTGSATGGRAREVALQQVRGHLLPLLDELTHDDDPFLLLESTAGQGASLCARTWDFGPYFEALDAHPKLGVCLDTCHIFAAGHDLTGPSGMHKTLDLLVDTVGEGRLKLIHANDSKDVVGAHKDRHENIGAGHIGEDPFRALMTHPATEGVPLIIETPGGKEGHAADVERLKKLRDG
- a CDS encoding sulfite oxidase-like oxidoreductase, with translation MGHPVERKSGARAGSELPPGQRLQRGWPVTHYGPVPKFRPERWEFRVFGATADGDKHTWGHEEFTALPYTTVVADLHCVTKFSMTGAEWGGIPARTILDLAPPAPDVTHVMVWAEYGFSSNLRLSDFASDRTIFATHKDGELLTAEHGFPVRLIVPHLYAWKGPKWVRGVEYMTADRRGFWEERGYHNIGDPWKEQRYSYQEEPGDGPEL
- the bfr gene encoding bacterioferritin, giving the protein MQGDPEVIEFLNEQLTGELTAINQYFLHAKMQENFGWYKLAKYTRHESFDEMKHAEVLTDRILFLEGLPNYQRLFHVRVGQTVKEMFEADRQIEVEAIDRLRRGIKVMREKGDITSANIFEDILADEEQHIDYLDTQLELVEKLGEALYISQIIEQPESS
- a CDS encoding bacterioferritin-associated ferredoxin yields the protein MYVCSCFGITEAQVKQHAEDGVCTPRQIASACKAGTDCGSCVRRIQALLGRGACPRRELADQGKPVLTALPGELSEGARGTARPAATGPQVTDGLPRPLPRSA
- a CDS encoding class II 3-deoxy-7-phosphoheptulonate synthase, with the protein product MTVNAKTSPSAGNTWRDLPAAQQPEYPDAEALRAVIADLESYPPLVFAGECDQLRARMAAVARGEAFLLQGGDCAEAFDAVSADHIRNKLKTLLQMGAVLTYAAAVPVVKVGRIAGQYSKPRSKPMETRDGVTLPVYRGDSVNGFDFTEASRIPDPERLKRMYHASASTLNLVRAFTTGGYADLRQVHAWNQDFVKTSPSGQRYEQLAREIDNALNFMRACGTDPEEFKTVELYSSHEALLLDYESALTRVDSRTGKLYDVSAHMVWIGERTRQLDHAHIEFASQIRNPIGIKLGPSTTAEDALKYIDRLDPEREPGRLTFIVRMGADKIRDKLPELVEKVTASGATVAWVTDPMHGNTFEAASGHKTRRFDDVLDEVKGFFEVHKALGTHPGGIHVELTGDDVTECVGGGDEIFVDDLHQRYETACDPRLNRSQSLDLAFLVAEMYRDQ